The genome window GCAGAGCAATGGCTCTACCCAGAAGAATCATTAACATATGCATTAAGGCTGTCTCTCTTCTTTTATTGGTGAGCTTAAACATTACCCATTTTTGGCTTTCATTTGTCAATTcaggtaaaataaataaaaaatcgtATGTATGTCCATCACCGAGACTCATAAATTTGCATAGTGCATAATGCACATTAAGTTTTTCATGAAGTTTGCGCATGTGTTTTGATTCCtgtttttcctttgtttttactTGTCTAGCTGGCTGGGATTTCTTTAATTATAGGTGGTGCATTTCTGCTGCATAAATACAGATCCCATGGTctgttttttagcaatttttaCATACTCCTCCCTGCATTGTTGGCTGTTATCAGTGGAGTCCTCATCCTCATTAGTGGAAGTTTGGGCTGTGTGTTGTCCAGCAGCGACCCCTCCTGTTGTTTACAGGGATTGGTGAGGAATTTGATGCAGTTTTGACAAAACTGGGAGGAAGTTCGCATTTACTTCATTCTTTTAGGATCATAATTAAGATGGGTGGTCACGCATTTTTCTGTCTTTCAGTTTGTGTATATTCTCATTGTTGTGTTTTGTGCTGTGAGTACTACTGCTGCATTGGCATCTGTTTATACAGACAAGGTaattcaaatacaaaaaaacatatttttaaaatagtacaattcttttttattattgttttacagtgttacttgtaaatgtgtattttttaaattttttgtagCTTGATGCAGACTTGGCTCCTCTGAAAGATGTGTTTCAAAACTATAGTGGTAACAACCAAGATCCAGATACACGTGCTGTAAATGCTCTACAAAGTGAGGTATTTGCCTGTAAATAATATAGTCCATTTATGTAAAtatgtgtgtggttgtgtgtttgGCACATAACACTTTTCTGTTACAGTTGCAGTGTTGTGGTGTTAAGTACTACACAGACTGGTTGGATACCCCGTGGTTTAATCACAGTGGGAAATATGAAGTTCCTGTGAGCTGCTGCAATAAGACCTTTGATACCTGCAATGGGACTTTACACATTCCTGCAGTTCTCTGTAATGAGGCACATACACCAAATTA of Misgurnus anguillicaudatus chromosome 2, ASM2758022v2, whole genome shotgun sequence contains these proteins:
- the tspan37 gene encoding tetraspanin 37 — its product is MALPRRIINICIKAVSLLLLLAGISLIIGGAFLLHKYRSHGLFFSNFYILLPALLAVISGVLILISGSLGCVLSSSDPSCCLQGLFVYILIVVFCAVSTTAALASVYTDKLDADLAPLKDVFQNYSGNNQDPDTRAVNALQSELQCCGVKYYTDWLDTPWFNHSGKYEVPVSCCNKTFDTCNGTLHIPAVLCNEGCQIKFEKQLSLMLRVIMIASLVVILVLVFSWMSVGYLMKHQPPLEYQILNQE